In one window of Ruminococcus albus AD2013 DNA:
- a CDS encoding endo-1,4-beta-xylanase yields MKKHKKILASLMALSCLTTAMPQLTAPVYAQEIVYDSFEINYDGWHGTDTSIELTAVDNGGYDSSRGMKVTGRTSTEDGAASSKGLYLFGGVDYDYSMQVLSEKDTTFKLTLKYIDEETDEVTVVTLDEKKVKGGKWAELTGDYKAPENTYEYELTLTNDNTDDFIFDDVKVTADKSAAIAAAAPYGKGLKDEFADYFRVGNILNGNTVNNSAIKGIMLKDHNAIECENETKPDATIVQNGSTDTNVKVSLSRCASILDFCAKNNIAFRGHTLVWHSQTPEWFFKQGFNNNNGYVNSYTMDQRMESYIKNMFNAYATQYPSVNLYAYDVCNEVIYDGTANNGGLRPTNGTNGQNGSSAWVRVYGNNSFVEKAFTYARKYAPKGCKLYYNDYNEFARDKKNCIKNTILVPLHNKGLLDGMGMQSHIDCSAYNSWGSTQEYLAAMDDYLSLGIDVQVTELDISRDGGKFSDQQQADKYKAIFQHCVDVNKSGKYKGKVTLVQVWGPNDNNSWVGKNNQGKPNYPLLYDGNNQPKTAYNYITSIIPDSQWGDGSKFNGGAEVKPIEPNQYGWYFNCGFEGSTDDFSGRGSAKVASSNTTAFVGNSSLYVSGRESAWNGATYTLSPRAFQPGNEYSFSAIVKYTEGDATDKFHFTMQYDDASGTTNYTKIATETVKKGEWTQLANTNFKIPSDASNMQIYVETDSSTTSFYVDEVIGAVAGTGIKGPEKTNTNPDPDPQQTSGDTYPQNIRVNYSAQYHQIQFTWSAVPNAQNYGIAVYLAGKWRIQTQSISGSTLSYVTPKNLTPGLSYKVAIAAKVNGTWDVNNAIKNAVIVTVI; encoded by the coding sequence ATGAAGAAGCATAAGAAAATTCTGGCATCGCTGATGGCTCTCAGCTGTCTGACAACAGCTATGCCGCAGTTAACTGCCCCTGTTTATGCGCAGGAGATCGTTTACGACAGTTTCGAGATCAACTATGATGGTTGGCACGGTACAGACACCTCAATAGAACTTACTGCTGTTGATAACGGCGGTTATGATTCTTCAAGAGGTATGAAGGTCACAGGTCGTACTTCAACCGAGGACGGCGCTGCTTCGTCAAAGGGTCTTTACCTCTTCGGCGGTGTTGATTACGATTATTCGATGCAGGTACTCAGTGAAAAGGATACCACTTTCAAACTCACCCTGAAGTACATTGATGAAGAGACAGATGAAGTGACTGTTGTAACTCTTGACGAAAAGAAAGTCAAGGGCGGCAAGTGGGCTGAACTTACAGGTGATTACAAGGCACCTGAAAACACCTACGAGTATGAACTGACTCTTACTAACGATAATACTGATGATTTCATCTTTGATGATGTCAAGGTAACTGCTGATAAGTCCGCTGCTATAGCTGCTGCAGCTCCTTACGGCAAGGGTCTGAAAGATGAGTTCGCTGACTACTTCCGTGTAGGTAATATCCTGAACGGAAATACAGTTAATAATTCCGCTATCAAGGGCATAATGCTCAAGGATCACAATGCTATCGAGTGCGAGAACGAGACTAAGCCAGACGCTACTATCGTTCAGAACGGTTCTACCGATACCAATGTAAAAGTATCTCTCAGCCGCTGCGCATCTATACTTGATTTCTGCGCAAAGAACAATATCGCTTTCCGTGGTCATACACTGGTATGGCACAGCCAGACTCCCGAGTGGTTCTTCAAGCAGGGATTCAATAACAACAATGGCTATGTAAATTCCTACACTATGGATCAGCGTATGGAAAGCTACATCAAAAATATGTTCAATGCATACGCTACACAGTATCCTTCTGTAAACCTTTACGCTTATGACGTATGTAACGAGGTAATCTATGACGGAACAGCCAATAACGGCGGCCTGCGTCCTACCAACGGCACTAACGGACAGAACGGTTCTTCTGCATGGGTAAGAGTTTATGGAAACAACTCATTCGTTGAAAAGGCATTCACTTATGCAAGAAAGTATGCACCTAAGGGCTGTAAGCTTTACTACAACGATTACAATGAGTTCGCTCGTGATAAGAAAAACTGCATAAAGAACACTATACTTGTTCCTCTGCACAACAAGGGTCTGCTGGACGGTATGGGTATGCAGTCACATATTGATTGTAGTGCATATAATTCTTGGGGTTCAACTCAGGAATACCTCGCTGCAATGGATGATTACCTCAGCCTGGGTATCGATGTTCAGGTAACTGAGCTTGATATCTCCCGTGACGGCGGAAAGTTCTCGGATCAGCAGCAGGCTGATAAGTACAAGGCTATTTTCCAGCACTGTGTTGACGTAAACAAGAGCGGCAAGTACAAGGGCAAGGTTACGCTTGTTCAGGTATGGGGTCCTAACGATAATAACTCCTGGGTTGGTAAGAATAATCAGGGCAAACCTAACTATCCTCTGCTTTATGATGGAAACAATCAGCCTAAGACCGCATATAACTACATAACTTCTATCATTCCCGACAGCCAGTGGGGCGATGGTTCCAAGTTCAACGGCGGCGCTGAAGTTAAGCCTATTGAGCCCAATCAGTACGGCTGGTACTTCAACTGCGGATTTGAAGGTTCTACCGATGACTTCTCCGGAAGAGGTTCTGCAAAGGTAGCTTCCAGCAACACTACTGCATTCGTTGGCAACAGCTCACTGTATGTATCAGGCAGAGAGAGCGCTTGGAACGGTGCTACTTACACACTTAGTCCTCGCGCATTCCAGCCCGGCAATGAATATAGCTTCAGTGCGATAGTAAAGTATACTGAAGGCGACGCAACCGATAAGTTCCATTTCACAATGCAGTATGATGATGCCAGCGGCACCACAAATTACACAAAGATCGCTACTGAAACTGTAAAGAAGGGTGAGTGGACACAGCTTGCAAACACTAACTTCAAGATCCCCTCTGACGCTTCCAATATGCAGATCTACGTTGAGACTGACAGCTCTACAACTTCATTCTATGTTGATGAAGTTATCGGTGCTGTAGCCGGTACAGGTATCAAGGGACCCGAGAAGACTAATACAAATCCCGATCCTGATCCTCAGCAGACTTCCGGCGATACTTATCCTCAGAATATCAGAGTGAACTACAGCGCTCAGTATCATCAGATCCAGTTCACATGGAGCGCAGTTCCCAATGCTCAGAACTACGGTATCGCAGTTTATCTGGCAGGCAAGTGGAGAATCCAGACTCAGTCCATCTCCGGTTCGACCCTGTCTTACGTAACTCCTAAGAACCTGACACCCGGCTTGAGCTACAAGGTAGCTATCGCAGCTAAGGTAAACGGTACATGGGACGTAAATAACGCAATCAAGAACGCAGTTATTGTAACTGTAATCTGA